In Thunnus maccoyii chromosome 11, fThuMac1.1, whole genome shotgun sequence, one genomic interval encodes:
- the pofut2 gene encoding GDP-fucose protein O-fucosyltransferase 2, protein MAHRQLHIPVIFIASTYYFTAFCLSILVAFALFKSGNTDNAFSASHTASVPIAAARDLRYLLYDVNPPEGFNLRRDVYIRMASLVKTLRKEGDDWVLVLPPWGRLYHWQSPNIHQIRIPWGEFFSLTSLQANVPVIEYEEFIAENGGPFIDQVLVLQNYAEGWTDGKWEEKVDERPCIEKLLYSKDKQGYYRGWFWGYEETRARNVTCISAQGHASIMAPVLQKNITVTSVMLDRAETLLHDHYAGKDYWDTRRSMVFAKHLRLIGDNFRAKYLNSTDDRDHTIYSEDWTRMKAKLGSAKGGPYLGVHLRRKDFIWGHREDVPSLKGAVKKIRSLMKKHKLDKVFVATDADEEDLKELNRLLPEMVRFESSTEDLELLKDGGVAIIDQWICAHARFFIGTSVSTFSFRIHEEREILGFNPKTTYNRFCGDTEKECEQPTHWKIVY, encoded by the exons ATGGCGCACAGACAGCTGCATATACCAGTCATATTCATCGCTTCAACCTATTATTTTACCGCATTCTGCTTATCCATTTTAGTCGCTTTCGCATTATTCAAAAGTGGAAACACTGACAATGCGTTCAGTGCGAGTCACACGGCTAGTGTACCCATCGCTGCCGCCCGGGACCTACG ATACCTTTTGTATGACGTGAACCCCCCGGAGGGTTTCAACCTGCGGAGAGATGTCTACATCCGTATGGCCTCCCTAGTGAAAACTCTGAGGAAGGAGGGGGATGACTGGGTCCTTGTGCTTCCCCCATGGGGTCGCCTGTATCATTGGCAGAGCCCCAACATCCACCAGATCCGCATCCCTTGGGGAGAGTTCTTCAGCCTCACCAGCCTGCAGGCCAACGTGCCTGTGATCGAGTATGAGGAATTCATTGCTG AGAATGGAGGCCCATTCATTGATCAGGTTCTGGTGCTGCAGAACTATGCTGAGGGATGGACTGATGGGAAATGGGAGGAAAAAGTTGACGAGCGGCCGTGCATTGAGAAGTTGTTGTACTCAAAAGATAAACAGGGCTACTACAG GGGCTGGTTTTGGGGCTATGAGGAGACAAGAGCACGAAATGTAACATGTATATCAGCTCAAGGCCATGCCTCCATCATGGCCCCAGTTCTTcagaaaaacatcacagtgaC ATCAGTTATGCTTGACCGAGCAGAGACACTCCTCCATGATCACTATGCTGGGAAGGATTACTGGGAT ACACGCCGCAGTATGGTTTTTGCCAAGCACCTGCGACTCATAGGAGATAACTTCAGAGCAAAATACCTGAACTCTACAGATGACAGAGATCACACCATATACAGTGAGGACTGGACTCGCATGAAG GCCAAGCTGGGCTCCGCTAAAGGTGGTCCATATCTTGGGGTCCACTTGCGCAGAAAGGACTTCATCTGGGGTCACAGGGAGGATGTACCAAGCCTTAAGGGGGCAGTTAAAAAAATACGCAGCCTGATGAAGAAGCACAAACTTGACAAAGTGTTTGTTGCAACAGATGCAGATGAGGAAG ATCTGAAGGAGCTGAACAGGTTGTTGCCAGAGATGGTGCGGTTTGAATCATCCACAGAGGACCTGGAGCTCCTTAAAGATGGAGGGGTGGCCATCATTGACCAGTGGATCTGTGCCCATGCAAG attcTTCATAGGAACATCAGTGTCCACCTTCTCTTTCCGGATCCATGAAGAGAGGGAGATCCTGGGTTTTAACCCCAAAACTACATACAACCGTTTCTGCGGGGACACTGAGAAGGAATGTGAACAGCCTACGCACTGGAAAATAGTTTACTGA